From the Mycoplasma putrefaciens KS1 genome, the window ATGGAAGATAAGGAATTATTAAGAAAAATTAAACTATCGCTATCGAAAAATGAAAATATTGATGTTGATGTTTATAACGAATATATTTCTACTTCTAAGTTGTATAAAAAAGATACGGTAGATTATCTTTTAGTTGTAAAATCTTCTTTTGGTCTTAAAACAATTAAACATATTGAAGGAATTATTGAAGAAGCTATTAAACAAGAGTTAGGTCATAATATTTTTTTAAGTTTTATAGATGAAAAAAAATATAAAAAAGAACAAACTGATCAACAAATAAACACAATAAAGCAAGCTAATAATAACTTTATTAAAAAATCTAAAAAAACTAATCAAAACACTTTTGATAATTTTGTGGTTGGGCCTAGTAATGAACAAGTTTTTATAGCAGCTAAAACAGTTTCTAATGAACCAGGAGTTGTTTATAATCCTTTATTTATTTATGGTGAATCTGGAATGGGAAAAACTCACATTCTAAAATCAGCTAAAAACTATATGCAAACTAATTTTTTAGAATTAAAAATTGCTTATATGAACGCTGAAGAATTTGCTAGAAAAGTAGCTGATGTTTTGCAAAAAACACATAAAGAGATCGAAGAGTTCAAAAAAGATTTACTAGAAAATGATGTTTTAATCATAGATGATATCCAATTTTTAAGCAAAAAAGAAAAAACAAATGAAATTTTTTTCACAGTTTTTAACAATTTTATAGAAAATGACAAACAACTTATTTTTTCGAGTGATAAGTCTCCCGAACTGTTAAACGGGTTTGATAATAGATTAATCACAAGATTTAATATGGGATTAAGTTTACCTATTAAAAGTCTAGATATTAAAACAGCTACTGCTATCATTAAAAAAGAAATAAAAGATCAAAATATTAGCTTAGAAGTTACTGCTGAAGCAATTAACTTTTTATCAAATTATTATGCTGATGATGTCAGAAAAATTAAAGGATCAATTGCTCAATTAAATTTTTGATCACAACTAAATCCCGATCAAACAATTATAACAATCGATACTGTAACTGAGTTATTTAAAGGGATTCCTACTTCTAAATTCGGAATTTTAAACGTTAAAAAAATCAAAGAAGTTGTTTCTGAAAAATATGGAGTTAGTGTTAATGCTATTGAAGGTAAAGGCAGAGCAAAACAAGTTGTTATTGCAAGACATGTTGCCATGTATTTAACTAAAGACATTCTAAACCATACTTTAGTACAAATTGGTGAAGAATTTGGAAGCAGAGATCATACAACAGTTATAAGTGCAGAAAGAAAAATCCTTAGACTTTTAAAAGAAGATAAACAATTCAAAAAAACTGTGGATAACTTAAGAAGTAAAATCTTAACAAAATAATTAAGAAACTCTAATTAGTATCTAATATTTTAATTCTTATCCACATATGGGCACCTTAATAAGAATAAATATTAGATAATTAGTAAATAAGAAAGAGTAATAAGATATTTTTTGATTATTTGATAGTTTTGATTAAAATTTGTTTCTTAAGTTCAAACAAATAAATAGAATATTTGATTATGAGATAATTAAATCAATTAACGAGGTATCAAAACATGAATTTTTCAATTAATAGAATTATGTTATTAGATAATTTGCAAAAAGCTTATAAAGTTATTGATCCAAAAAGTAGTAATCCTAGCTTGACAGGTATTTTTTTGAGTGCTGAAGATCAAAAAATAAGTATTATTTCAAGTAATGGTATTTTATCTTTTAAAAGTATTTTAGATACAAATAATTCTGATTTAGAAATTAAAAAAGAAGGTAAAGTTTTAATTAAACCTAAATACGTTTTAGAAATGCTAAGAAAATTAGATGATCAATTAATTAACATATCAATGATTGAAGATAATGAACTAATTATTAAAACTAATAATTCTGATTTTAATGTTAGTGTATTAAATGCTGAAGATTTTCCTTTAATTGGTTTCAGAGAAAAAGGCATAGAAATAGTTCTAGATCCTAATGAAGTTAAAAAAACGATTTATCAAGTAAATATTTCTATGAATGAATATAGTAAAAAACTAATTTTTACAGGGTTAAATTTAAAACTTAATCAAGAAAAAGTAATTTTTTCAGCAACTGATTCGTTTAGAATAAGTCAAAAAGTTTTATCAACAAGCTCAAAACACAATCAAAGTATAGATATTACAATTCCTTTTAAAACTGCTAATGAATTACCTAAATTATTAGATAATGCTAAAAGTCTAAAAATTGTTTTATTTGAAGGTTATATTACTTTTGTTATTGATAATGTAGTTTTCCAATCAAATCTAATAGATGCAAAATTTCCTAATGTTGAATCTGCACTTCCTAAAGAATTTGAAACAATTATTACTGTAAAACAAAAAGTAATTTTAAAAGTATTATCAAGATTTGATTTTCCAACTGATGATGGTACGCCAAACGTTGTAAACATTAAAGTAGATGATCATAAAATTTACTTTAAAACTTCTATTACTGAAGTAGGAAAATATGAAGAAGAATTTGATAATTTCTTAATTCAAGGAAATAAAAATATTTCCATAAGTTTTAACACTAGATTTTTAATTGATGCTATTAAAACATTAGATGAAGAAAAAATTGAACTAAAATTAATTAATCCAACTAAGCCAATGGTTTTAAATAACTCAAAAGATCAAGATTTAAAACAAGTGATTCTTCCAACATTTATAGCTAACTAGTCCACTAGCTGGATTTTTTATTTGATAAAGTTAAATACTTATATAGAATATGAATATATGACTAATAAAATTAAACAAGTGATTGTAGTTGAAGGTAAAACCGATACTCAAAAACTTAAACAAATTTATGGAAATGAAATTAAAACAATTGAAACTAAGGGATTAAGTTTAAATCAAAAAACTTTAGATTTGATTAAAGAATTTAATAATACAGTTGGAATAATTATTTTTACTGATCCAGATGGTCCAGGTAAAAAGATAAGAGAACAAATCATCGCTTATTTAGATAATAAAGTTTTAAATGCTTTTATTACCAAACAAGATATCAATAAAAAAGCTAAAAAAATTGGACTTGCTCAAGCTGATGAACATTCTATTAAAAATGCTTTATCAAAGTTAGTCACTTATGATAAAAATAATAATTCTATTTCTTGAAATGAATATCTTGAAAATGATTTTTATTTAAAAGCCAATAGAGTTAAAATTTGTGATCATTTTAATTTCGAGTCAACTATTAATTCTAAAACATTATTTAAGTGGTTGAATTGAATGAACTTAGATGTAGATAAAATTAAAGAAATCTTAGGAGAGGCAAATGCAAATAAAAGCTAAAAAACACTTTGGTCAAAATTTTATTTCTGATCCTAAATTGATTAGTAAAATTGTTGATGTTTTAGGCAATGAATTTGATCAGTTAGTTATTGAAATAGGTCCTGGAACAGGAGCTTTGACTGCAGAGTTAGTCAAACGTTTTAAAAAAGTTGTTGTTATTGAAATAGATCCCGACTTAGAAATGGTTTTGAAAAATAAAATTAATTCTGCTAATTTTGAAATTGTTTTAGCTGATGTTTTAACTATTAATTTTAAAACAATTATTGAAAAATATCACTTTAAAAATGTTTCAGTAATTTCTAATATGCCTTATTATATAACTGGTGAAATTTTATTTAAAACTTTTAATGTTAGTCACTTATTAACTAAAGCCGTATTTATGATGCAAAAAGAAGTAGCTTTAAGAATATGTGCTACTCAAGGACAAAAAAACTATAATAATCTTTCTGTTGTTAGCCAATTTTTTGCTGATAGAAAATATCAGTTTACTGTAGTTAAAGGAATGTTTAGACCAATTCCTAAAGTTGATTCAGCAATTGTTTCTTTAACTTTTAACAATCAACACAAAACTAAAGTTAAAGATCAACAAGAATTTATTGAATTTGTTCGTAAACTTTTTAACAATAAAAGAAAAACCATTTTAAACAATTTAACGAATCTAACAAATGATAAGAACAAGGCTTTAGCTTATCTAAATAAAGTAGCAATTGATTATAAAAAACGTCCAGAACAATTAAGTCTAGACGAGTTTATTAGCTTATTTAATATCATATAAAACAAGCTCAAATTTAGTTTGTAAAACCTTTATTTGATGAGTGTAACTATTTATCATGATCGCTAAATCACTAACTACTTAAAACTTTAGTGCCAAGGATTTCTAAAAAGCAAAAAATAAGTGTATAATTAAATACTAAGGATAATTAAGCTGAATCTTTATACAATAATAAACATAGTTCTTTTTAAACTCTTAACCTTAATATTCTTTATTTTTAGTTTTAGTTATCCTTAAAAATTTTATATATTTTTAATAATTTCATTTGTTTTCTTTAAATATTTAAATTTTATTTATGTTTTTCAATATTTAATTAATTTTCTCTTACATTTATTTTCGTTTAGAAAAATTTTAACTCACTGTCTTGTAATTCCTTTATATACAGTTTGTCTAATACAGATTAAAAGATTTAATAATTAGTATTTTAATTTCTTATAATAAAAATATAAATTTTAATTTATCAAAAATATTTCATAATTTTAGACCTTATTTATTCTTATTTTTTTAGGAATAAATAAGGTCTTTTTTAAGCTTGCTAGCTATAAATTTAAAAGATATTTTATAGTGGTTTTGGGGTATAATTATAATGTATTAAAAGCGTTTTTATTGCGTTATTTTTTAATGTCATTTTAAAAGAAAATTAAATGAAAGGATGAAGAAAATGTCTGCAGAATATGGTGCTGAATCGATAAAAGTTTTAAAAGGTTTAGAAGCTGTTAGAAAACGTCCCGGAATGTATATTGGTTCAACTTCAAAAACAGGATTACATCATCTAGTCTGAGAGATATTAGATAACTCAGTTGACGAAGCAATGGATGGTTATGCTAATAAAATTGATATTACTATTACTGTTGATGGTGAAATCATTATTCAAGATAATGGTAGAGGTATTCCTACTGGGATTAATGCTGAAACTGGTAAATCTGCACTTTCATTAGTATTTACTCAATTACACGCAGGAGGAAAATTTGACTCTGAAAGTTATAAGATTTCAGGTGGACTTCACGGAGTTGGAGCAAGTGTAGTTAATGCTTTATCTTTATATGTTGATGTTGATGTTTATAGAGAAAATACACATTATCATCAAGTGTTTAGTAAAGGTGGAACTGAAGAAACAGAACTAGAAAATTTAGGCTTTACCCAATTAAAAGGTACCAGAGTTCGATTCAAACCAGATCCAGAAATTTTTTTAGAAACTACTACTTTTGATTATGAAGTTATTAGAAACAAAGCAAAGCAATTAGCCTACTTAAATAAAGGTTTAAAAATTACTTTAACTGATCAAAGAATTGATAAAACTGTTGATTATCTTTTTGTAAATGGAATTTTAGATTATATCAAAGAAAAAAATGAATCTAAAACTGTTATTAATCCAAGCATTTTTTATGTTGATGCAAAATATAAGGATATCGAAGTTGAAGTAGCTTTGCAATATAACTCAGATTATCAAGAAAACCTAGTGACATTTGTTAACAATATTAATACTATGGAAGGTGGAAGTCATGAAGATGGCTTAAAACAAGCACTAATTAGAGATATTAATAGATATGCTGATAATGTTATTAAAAATAATAAGTCTAATGGTAAGTACTCTTGAGATGATATCAAAGAGGGAATGGTATGTATTGTCTCAGTAAGACATACAGATCCTCAATACGAAGGACAAACTAAAACAAAGTTAGCTAACCCTGATGCTAAAGAAGCTGTCAATGAAATAGTTGGTCAAGCATTTGAAGAATTTTTATTAAAATCACCCGAAGATGCTAAAGCAATTTTAGATAAAAATGCTAATGCTCAAAAAGCAAGAATTGCTGCTCAAAGAGCAAGAGAAGAAACAAGAAGAAAATCTGCTTTAGATTCATTTTCTCTACCAGGTAAACTAGCAGATTGTGAAAGTAAAGATGTAAGTATTGCTGAATTATATTTAGTTGAAGGAGATTCAGCAGGTGGTAGTGCTAAAACAGGAAGAAACAGACGTTTTCAAGCAATCTTACCTTTAAGAGGTAAAGTTTTAAATGTTGAGCGTGTTACTGAAGCTAGAGCTTTTGCGAATAATGAAATTAAATCAATTATTACAGCAATTGGAACAGGTATTAAAGAAGAACTAGATCTTTCAAAATTAAGATATGGAAAAATTGTAATTATGACTGATGCTGATGTTGACGGAGCACACATTAGAATTCTGTTATTAACATTTTTTTATAGATATATGAAAGAGTTGATCAAAAACGGAAACGTTTATATTGCTCAGCCGCCATTATATAAAATTGAATCTTCAAAACATGTTGAATACGCTTATACTGACTTAGAATTAGAAGAACTAAAAAATAATACCTTTAAAGACACAAAATTTAGCATTCAGCGTTACAAAGGTCTTGGTGAAATGGATCCTTTACAATTATGAGAAACAACAATGGATCCCCAACAAAGAACAATGCTTCAAATTTCTTTAGAAGATGCAGCTCTAGCTAATGAAGTTTTTTCTGATTTAATGGGTGAAGATCCAGAACTAAGAAAAAATTACATTCAAGAAAATGCCAGATTTGTTGAAAACATTGATATTTAGAAGGGAAAAGCGATAATGGATAATCAAAATAATAACCAAGATCACTATCATGGAAAAATATCACCAATTGATATAGCAGCAGAAGTTCGAAAAGACTTTTTAGAATACGCAATGAGTGTTATTGTTAGTCGTGCTTTGCCTGATCTAAAAGATGGTTTAAAACCAGTTCACAGACGTATAATTTATGCTATGAATGATTTAGGAATTACAGCAGATAAGCCGCACAAAAAATCAGCAAGAATTGTCGGAGAAGTAATTGGTAAGTATCATCCACATGGAGATAGTGCAGTTTATGAATCAATGGTGAGAATGGCTCAAGACTTTTCTTATCGTTATCCTTTAATTGATGGACATGGTAACTTTGGTTCAATTGATGGTGATGGTGCTGCTGCAATGCGTTATACTGAAGCAAGACTAGCAAAAATTTCAAACTACATTATCAAAGACATTGATATGGAAACTGTTCCTTTTGTTGATAATTATGATGCTAGTGAAAAAGAACCTGCTTATTTACCAGGTTATTTACCTAACTTGTTAGTTAATGGAGCGACTGGGATTGCTGTTGGTATGGCTACTTCTATTCCACCTCATAATTTAGGTGAAGTTGTCAGCGCTCTTAAAGCTTATATCGATAATAATGACATCTCAATTGATGAAATTCTAGATAATCATATTTTAGGTCCTGATTTTCCGACAGGAGCATTAATGACTAATGGTCAAAAAATGCGAGATGGTTATAAAACAGGTCGTGGTGGAGTAATTATTCGTGCCAAAGTAGAATTAGAAGAAACTGCTAAACACAATCGTTTTGTGATTACTGAAATTCCTTATCAAGTCAACAAGTCAAAAATTATTGAAAAAATTGCTGAGCTAGTTAAAACTAAAACAATTATAGGTATTGCTGATATTAGAGATGAATCTAACTATGAAGGAATTAGAATTGTAATCGATTTAAAACGCGATGCAAATCCAGATGTAGTTTTATCTAAGCTTTATAAATTCACTGGCTTACAATCAAGTTTTACTATTAATTTATTATCGTTACATAATAATTTACCTGTACTATTAGATTTAAAGTCAATTATTAAAAACTATGTAGAATTTCAAATTCAAGTTATTATTAGACGTTCTATATTTGAACAAAATAAATTAAATAAACGTCATCATATTCTTCAAGCTTTACATCAAGTGTTAAGTAATGTTGATGAAGTTATTGAAATTATTAAATCAGCAAAAACTACTGAAGAAGCTAAACAATTACTAACTGATAGATATCAATTTGATGATGAGCAGAATAAAGCTATTTTAGAAATGCGTTTACAAAGATTAGTTGCTTTAGAAAGAGAAAAAATCTGAAATGAAATGCAATCTATTCAAGAACGTTTAACTTATTTAGATAAGTTAATTAATAATAAAGATGAACAAAACCATGTTCTTAAAGAGCAGTTAGATGAGATAGTTGCTAGATATGGTGATCAGAGAAGAACATCAATCATTGATGATAAGTTAATTAACATTCAAGATGAAGAACTAATTCCTGATGTTAAAACAATGATTTTATTATCTGAAGAAGGTTATATCAGAAGAATTGATCCTGATGAATTTAGAACGCAAAAACGTGGTGGACGTGGAGTTAGTGTGAATGCTGAACCAAATGACCCTATTGATATTATTACAATGGGCAAGGCAAGAGACTGAGTATTATTTTTCACTAATTCAGGAAAAGTGTTTAGAACAAAAATGTATAACATCAGACAATATTCAAGAACTTCAAGAGGATTACCAATTGTTAACTTTTTAAATGACTTAACAGCTGAAGATAAAATAACTGCTATTTTATGTTTAAGAAATACTAAACAAAAATTTAACTATTTAACTTTTGTAACTCAAAATGGAATGATTAAAAGAACTAAAATTGCTGAATTTGATAATATTAATCGAAATGGAAAAAAAGCTATTACTTTAAAAGAAAATGATCAACTAGTTTCAGTATTTGTAACAACTGGTCAAGATAGTGTTTTTGTTGCTAACCAATCAGGAAAAGTAATTAGAGTTCAAGAAGATAAAATAAGATCAATGTCTAGAACTGGAGCTGGAGTTAAATCTATTAAATTAGAAGATAATGATGTTGTAGTTGGGGCTGTAAGTTCATTTAAATTAACTCATATTACTACTGTTTCAAGTAAAGGGATTTTTAAAAAGACTTCAGTTGATGATTATAGAATTAGTAATAGAAACACCAAAGGTATCAAAGTAATGAATTTAAATGATAAGACAGGTAAATTCAAAGCCTTAATACCTGCTAGAGAAAGCGATTTAATTGTTATTGTTTCAAGTGATGGAAATATTATTAAAACTAAAGTTTCTAGCATCCCAACTTTATCTAGAACAGCTACAGGAGTTAAAGCGATTAGACTAGATGAAGGTCAAGAAATTAAAGCAATTACTTTAGAATATCGTAAAAACCAGCAAGATTTTGACGATTTTGAAGATGAAGAATAATAACTTAACCGCTAAGATTAGCGGTTTTTTTATTTGTTTTTAAAAAAAGAATAAAAAACAAATAAAAAGTAAGATTCTTAAATACTTTAAAAATCTTACTAAAATGCTAATATGTAGTATTAAATTGAGGTTTTAATTAGATTATTTAATTTCAACAATTTGCAATTTACCTTTTCGTATGTCAAATTTCTTTCAAAAACCTAAGATAAGAGACATAGATAAAGTTCCTATGATAATTGCAACTATAAATAAAGCAATTCCTAAAGCTTTAGCAGTATTTGGGTTTTTAAATAGTTCTGAGTTTAGTAAAGGAAAAACAAATATTCCACCATGTGGAGCTGGCAAGGTGATTTTAAATAATCCAACTAGTAACCCAGTAATAAATCCACCTGATAAAGAAGAAACAGAAATACGTTTTGGATCTACTATCATAAATGGAATAGCACCTTCACTAATAAAGAATGAACCCATAAGTCAATTAGTTTTTGCAGCATCTCTTTCTTTTGAAGATCAAACATTTTTAAATAAAATAGTACATAATGCAATTCCTAATGGTGGAACCATTCCACCCGCCATAGAAGAAGCCATAATATTTGTCATAATAGGTTGTGAACCTAATTCTTGATTCACTGATGCAACACCTAACACGTATGCTATTTTATTAATAGGTCCACCCATATCAATACACATCATTAGACCAATTACTGCTCCTAAAATAACTAAAAGATTATTTTTAGCCATTCAAGTTAAACCAAGTTTAATACCATGTGTTACGTATCCTAAAGGTATGTTAATAATAAACATAGTTACAGATATTAGTAATAGTGAAAGTATTGGTATAAACACTATGTCTCTTATTCCTTGAAATGATTTTTTGAAATTTGTCATTAGTTTTGTTAAACTAAAAACTATAAATGCTGCAATATATCCACCAACCATAGCTCCTATAAAACCAGAGTTAGTTTGAATAAACCCTTTAGGTAGTAATCTTGTTCATAATCCAGATCAACTGCCACTTGCTCCATAAGCAAATGAGCCAGTACCATCTGCTAATAATCCTGCAACAATTCCTGGCATTAATCCTTGTGCTCCAACTATAGAATAAGCAATATATCCACCAAGGATGGGAACCATCATCATCATAGCAGTTTTACCAGCAGCAGAGAATCATCCAGCCACACGGTTAACAGTTCCGAAGTTTGAAGAATTTTCTATTGTTGCATTACCTGCAATAAAATCAATTAAAAATCCAAGTCCTAATATAATTCCTCCTGCAACAACAAATGGAAGCATTCTAGAAACTCCGCCAAGCAAATTACTTTTAAAATCTTTAAATTTTTTCAAGCTTAGTTCACCAACAGCTGAACTTTCTTTTTTGACATTTTTCACCAACTTTGTTTTAGAGTTGGTTTCAAAATTACTAATCAATTCTTTACCATTGTAAATAGCATCTTTAGTGCTTGTGTCAAGAACCTTATATCCGTTAAAACGAGACATCCCTTCAATAGCTTTGTCGTGAGCAAGAATAATTACCTTAGCATTTTTAATGTCTTCTTCAGTTAAAGCATTTTCGATACCACGTCTACCTTGTGTTTCAATTTTTACATTCATTCCTAGACTGTGGGCATATTCTAAAATTTTTTCTTGAGCTAAGTATGTGTGTGCAATTCCGGTAGGACAAGCAGTAATAGCTATAACATCATAATTATTTTTAAAATTATTATTTTGAGCCTTTGACTCTTTATTTTCATTCTTAAAGTTGGCAAATACTTTTGTAAAATCTGAAAATTTTTTAGATTGTCTAAGTGTGTTTGTAAATTCAGGATTCATTAAGTAACTTGAAATTGAAGCTAATGAATCTAGATGTTCATTTGTATCGTTACCATCAGTTGCTATCATAAAAATTAAATCAACAGGTTTATTATCAAAACTATCTCAATGAATAGGTTGTTTTAAACTGATATAAGCTATAACTGATTTTTTTACATTACTATTAAGTGCATGAGGAATAGCAATACCATCACCAACCCCAGTAGATCCCTGTTTTTCTCTTGTATAAATTGCTTTTATAAAATCGTTTTTGTTAGAAATAAAATTTTGTTCAAATAAAACTGAACTCAAAAAATCAATTACTTCATCTTTAGTTTTGAAATCTTTATTAAAAAAAGATGTATTTTTATTAAATAAATTTTTTACTTGCATAATCCTTCTTCTATTTTCCAAATTTCGATCTCTATAATTTGTTTTTTTATGTCTTTGCTTGTCGCTAATCATTTGTTAAAAGCCGTTGCTGAACCACACGCTGATGCGTATTTTAGAGTTTCAATTAGAGATAAATTATTCTCAATTCCATGAACAAAACCAGCTAGCATAGAATCTCCTGCTCCAACAGAATTAATCAGTTTACCTTTACCTATACCTATCTTGTAAATCGAGTTATCTTCTGAGAAAAAATAGCTTCCATTAGAACCCATACTTAATAAGATATTTCTAGCTCCAAGGCGACGTAGTTTTAAAATCATTTTCTGAATCTCTATAAAATCATAGTCTTTAACTTGTTTTTCAAATATAGCACACAATTCACCAATATTAGGTTTAATTAAATAGGGTTTAGATTTTAAACCATTTAATAGAGCGCTTTTAGAACTATCTAAAATAAATAAGGCCTGCTTTTGATTGATTACTTGACCAAGTTCTTGATATATTTTTGAATCTAGGTTTTTAGGTATGCTACCAGAGACAACAACTATATCGTTTTTTGTTAAATTATTCTTTAAATAATTCATTAACTTATTAACATAGTTTTTATCAATTTTTTGTCCATATCCATTTAACTCTACTTCTAAATTATTAGATAAATCTTTAATCTTAAAATTGGTTCTAGTGTTACCCGGATATAGAAAAAAATTATTTTTTAATTTTAATTCTTTAAATTTCTTATTAAATTTTTCAAAGTTTTCATCACCAAGAAATCCTGTTGCTAAAACGTTATTTTTTAGATTATTAAGAACAAACGCAACATTGATTCCTTTGCCTCCAATCAGTGAATAAGCATTATCATAATAGTTAGTTTCGTTTAGACTAAAACCATTAGTTTCTATAGTATAGTCAATTGCTGGATTTAAAGTTATTGTATAAATCATATTAATTTCTCCTACTAATTAAGTAAATCATTTAAATTTAAGATTTTTAATTGTGGATTTCTTAGTTCTTTTTTTGTTCTAAACACTCTCATATTATAATGTTTCTTTAATTTCTTATATTCTTTATAATTATTTATCTATTTTAGTTTTTCCCTTTCAAATATATATTTTATATTTTAAAATTTGATAGATTTTAGTATTTCATTGTATTTAACAGTATAGTTACAAAAGATAATATAGTTAGTAGATTTTTAGATAATATTTTGATAGTAGAAATACTTAAATATTTATTTTTCTAAGAGTTTCAAATGAAATTTATAAACTAAAAAACAACTGTTTTAATAATTAATGAAAACAGAAGTTTTAAGTATGGATTGCTTGATTTTTTATTATATTAACTTTCTGATAAATCTTTTATTGGTTTGCCAACTAATATGAAAATGCCAGCTATGGTAGATCCAAATAAAATATTTAAAATCCCCATCAAAGTTTTATCTTCTTCTGTCATGTATTTCTTTTCAATTTGTTTTAAAGTAATTATTCCCATAACTAAGGGAATAATTAAAATTGCTTTAAGAACCATCGAAATAATAATAAATACTTTAGCTATTTTTTTATATTCTTTGTTATACATAAATACCTTTCAAATTTTAATCAATTATAAATAATTTCTTAGCATTTAAAGTTGTTTGTTTTATAACTTGTTCAACACTAATACCTTTTAATTCAGCAACCTTTAAAGCTGTAAGGTAAATAAATTTAGGAAAATTTATCTGTCCTCTAAAGGGATGTGGAGTTAGATAAGGAGCATCGGTTTCTAACAATAATCTATCTAAAGGAATTGCTTTGACTGCGTGTTGTAATGTCTTAGCATTTTGAAAAGTAACCGCCCCACCAATATTGATATAACAACCTAAATCTAAAAACTTTTTAGCGTATTCTTCATTAGCTGAAAAACAATGTACAACAACTTTAGCGACATGATCTAAGCCTTTAATAATTTCAATGACATCATCATATGCTGAGTAAAGATTCTTTTCATCTCTAATATGTATTTGTAATACTTTATTATGTTTAATAGCTAACTGGATATGCTTTTTGAAAAAATCTTTTTGTTTAGCGATATTCTTTCTTGAATAAAAATAGTCTAAACCAGTTTCACCTATTGATATTACTTTTTTATGTTTTGCTAATTGATCTAGTTGTTCAAACACCAAATCATCATAACTAGAAACATTATTAGGATGAATAGCTACAGCTGCATAA encodes:
- the rsmA gene encoding 16S rRNA (adenine(1518)-N(6)/adenine(1519)-N(6))-dimethyltransferase RsmA codes for the protein MQIKAKKHFGQNFISDPKLISKIVDVLGNEFDQLVIEIGPGTGALTAELVKRFKKVVVIEIDPDLEMVLKNKINSANFEIVLADVLTINFKTIIEKYHFKNVSVISNMPYYITGEILFKTFNVSHLLTKAVFMMQKEVALRICATQGQKNYNNLSVVSQFFADRKYQFTVVKGMFRPIPKVDSAIVSLTFNNQHKTKVKDQQEFIEFVRKLFNNKRKTILNNLTNLTNDKNKALAYLNKVAIDYKKRPEQLSLDEFISLFNII
- the dnaN gene encoding DNA polymerase III subunit beta, with amino-acid sequence MNFSINRIMLLDNLQKAYKVIDPKSSNPSLTGIFLSAEDQKISIISSNGILSFKSILDTNNSDLEIKKEGKVLIKPKYVLEMLRKLDDQLINISMIEDNELIIKTNNSDFNVSVLNAEDFPLIGFREKGIEIVLDPNEVKKTIYQVNISMNEYSKKLIFTGLNLKLNQEKVIFSATDSFRISQKVLSTSSKHNQSIDITIPFKTANELPKLLDNAKSLKIVLFEGYITFVIDNVVFQSNLIDAKFPNVESALPKEFETIITVKQKVILKVLSRFDFPTDDGTPNVVNIKVDDHKIYFKTSITEVGKYEEEFDNFLIQGNKNISISFNTRFLIDAIKTLDEEKIELKLINPTKPMVLNNSKDQDLKQVILPTFIAN
- the rnmV gene encoding ribonuclease M5, translating into MTNKIKQVIVVEGKTDTQKLKQIYGNEIKTIETKGLSLNQKTLDLIKEFNNTVGIIIFTDPDGPGKKIREQIIAYLDNKVLNAFITKQDINKKAKKIGLAQADEHSIKNALSKLVTYDKNNNSISWNEYLENDFYLKANRVKICDHFNFESTINSKTLFKWLNWMNLDVDKIKEILGEANANKS
- the gyrB gene encoding DNA topoisomerase (ATP-hydrolyzing) subunit B, with the translated sequence MSAEYGAESIKVLKGLEAVRKRPGMYIGSTSKTGLHHLVWEILDNSVDEAMDGYANKIDITITVDGEIIIQDNGRGIPTGINAETGKSALSLVFTQLHAGGKFDSESYKISGGLHGVGASVVNALSLYVDVDVYRENTHYHQVFSKGGTEETELENLGFTQLKGTRVRFKPDPEIFLETTTFDYEVIRNKAKQLAYLNKGLKITLTDQRIDKTVDYLFVNGILDYIKEKNESKTVINPSIFYVDAKYKDIEVEVALQYNSDYQENLVTFVNNINTMEGGSHEDGLKQALIRDINRYADNVIKNNKSNGKYSWDDIKEGMVCIVSVRHTDPQYEGQTKTKLANPDAKEAVNEIVGQAFEEFLLKSPEDAKAILDKNANAQKARIAAQRAREETRRKSALDSFSLPGKLADCESKDVSIAELYLVEGDSAGGSAKTGRNRRFQAILPLRGKVLNVERVTEARAFANNEIKSIITAIGTGIKEELDLSKLRYGKIVIMTDADVDGAHIRILLLTFFYRYMKELIKNGNVYIAQPPLYKIESSKHVEYAYTDLELEELKNNTFKDTKFSIQRYKGLGEMDPLQLWETTMDPQQRTMLQISLEDAALANEVFSDLMGEDPELRKNYIQENARFVENIDI